The following coding sequences are from one Ornithorhynchus anatinus isolate Pmale09 chromosome 11, mOrnAna1.pri.v4, whole genome shotgun sequence window:
- the LOC100073566 gene encoding metallothionein-like, with product MDPQTCNCATGGSCSCAGSCTCKDCKCKSCKKSCCSCCPAECTKCAQGCVCKGTETDKCNCSH from the exons ATGGACCCCCAGACTTGCAACTGCGCCACCG GTGGCTCGTGTTCCTGTGCTGGCTCCTGCACATGCAAGGACTGTAAATGCAAGTCCTGCAAAAAAA GTTGCTGCTCGTGCTGTCCAGCTGAATGTACCAAATGTGCCCAAGGGTGTGTCTGCAAAGGAACAGAGACTGACAAGTGCAACTgcagccactag